One Acetonema longum DSM 6540 genomic window, CTTCAACCACATTTATTTTACCGCAAATACGGCTTTAAAAGTTGCTAACCATAAAAGACTGTAGACTCCATGTTCGTCTACAGCTAATATTCGTTGCATGAAAAAGGAGCGTGCCACCTGCTTTTATAAATGCCTGCGGCACACTCCTCCGTTTTATTTCAGCAAATCTTGTACAAATTGGGCAGCGCGAAGCAGCTTTTCTGGATTTCCCGGTTATGGCAGCGGATGTCCAGTACAGGGATTCCGGCTGGATTCACATTTAGCGGATCATATTGCTTGGAGCCGATGGTAAAGCTGTGCAAGCCGCCGTATAACGGGGCCGGAAATCTGACTTATTTTCCTTTTTGCTTTCCGGTGAATATATTGCCACTAGAGAGACTTTATGAGCAGGAGTGATTCCCATGGGATACTATATCAGCGTACAGCCCAACGTAAATCTTTACGTGGAAGATGTGAATCCACAAGGCTGTAAGACTATTGTATTCATACACGGCTGGCCGGCCAGCCATCGTATGTTTGAGTATCAGTTCAATCAGTTTCCCTGCCGGGGATACCGCTGTGTCGGCATTGACGTCAGAGGATTCGGGAATTCGGATAAGCCCTGGGAAGGGTATGACTATGACCGGCTGGCCGACGATATCCGCTGCGTGATGGAGGCAATGGGTTTAGAAGATGTCACACTAGGAGGGCATTCCACCGGAGGGGCGATTGCCATTCGCTATATGGCACGCCATAAAGGCTACGGAGTATCCAAACTCGCCCTGTTTGCCGCCGCCGCTCCCAGCCTGATTCAGCGGCCCTATTTTCCCTATGGCTTGCCGGCGGAAGCTGTAGAAAACATTATTCAGGAGACCTTGACCGACCGGCCTAAAATGCTGCGGGGATTTTCCGAGATGTTTTTCTTTCAGTATATAACTCAGCCTTTCTCAGACTGGTTTTTTCAAATGGGCCTGCAGGCTGCGGGCTGGGCTACGGCAGCCGTGGCAAATTCCTGGTTGGACGAGGAAAAATTATTCTCTGATTTAGCGGAAATACACGTTCCCACCCTGATTCTCCATGGTCATCATGATCGGGTTTGCCTGTTCCCGCTGGCCATTGCCCAAAACGAGGGGATCAGAAATTCCAGGCTGGTGCCTTTCAAATACAGCGGCCACGGCTTGCTCTATGATCAGCGTGATAAATTCAATCAGGAGTTAATTGAATTTATTGAAGCCTAACAAGAGCATTTTAGCGGTAACTTCGCCATACCTTTCTATTCAAACGCCGCTTATCACTGCAGACGATCCTGTTCCAGCCGCCACAGTCGGCCAAACAGGCCGCCTGTGGCCGTCAGGCTTTGAAAATTTCCCTTCTCGGCCACTCTTCCCCCGTCCAGAA contains:
- a CDS encoding alpha/beta fold hydrolase, with the translated sequence MGYYISVQPNVNLYVEDVNPQGCKTIVFIHGWPASHRMFEYQFNQFPCRGYRCVGIDVRGFGNSDKPWEGYDYDRLADDIRCVMEAMGLEDVTLGGHSTGGAIAIRYMARHKGYGVSKLALFAAAAPSLIQRPYFPYGLPAEAVENIIQETLTDRPKMLRGFSEMFFFQYITQPFSDWFFQMGLQAAGWATAAVANSWLDEEKLFSDLAEIHVPTLILHGHHDRVCLFPLAIAQNEGIRNSRLVPFKYSGHGLLYDQRDKFNQELIEFIEA